A stretch of DNA from Ferrimicrobium acidiphilum DSM 19497:
CCCAGATGGAACAGACCTTTGGGTATATCTTCCCGAAAGTAGAAGGTGCCCCAAATGAAGCCGACTGATTTCGCCCGGGCATTATCCACCTATTTATCCCTCTACCTGCCAGGACAGCGCAATGTCAGCCCTAACACGATTCAGTCCTATCGGGACACCTTCAAGCTATTACTGACTTACTGCCGGGGTGTGCGACAGCTGGCCATCGAGCATCTCACCCTCGGCGATTTGGACGACCAGTTGGTTATCGGGTTCCTCACCTGGCTGGAAGAGGAACGACACAACACCAAGTCCACACGCAACCAACGCCTCGCCTGTCTCCATGCGTTCTACCGGTACTTACAGATTGAAGATCCTGCGGAACTCTTGGGGTACCAAAAGATCCTGGCCATTCCGATGAAGAAGACACCGCTACCACTCGTGAATCATCTCAGCGTCGATACTCTGGGGTTAATTTTGGCCCAGCCTGACCGCAGAACGCGCCAAGGACGACGTGATGCAACGTTGCTCGCGGTGCTCTATGATTCCGGTGCCCGCGTCCAAGAACTAGTCGACCTACGTGTCCGGGATGTGCGATTGGATCCCCCGCCGATCCTGTCGCTGACAGGCAAGGGTAGGAAAACCCGTCAAGTGCCGTTGATGTC
This window harbors:
- a CDS encoding site-specific integrase: MKPTDFARALSTYLSLYLPGQRNVSPNTIQSYRDTFKLLLTYCRGVRQLAIEHLTLGDLDDQLVIGFLTWLEEERHNTKSTRNQRLACLHAFYRYLQIEDPAELLGYQKILAIPMKKTPLPLVNHLSVDTLGLILAQPDRRTRQGRRDATLLAVLYDSGARVQELVDLRVRDVRLDPPPILSLTGKGRKTRQVPLMSPTAALLKQYLDECHLGPNGTQDDPLFANRQRHKLTSKGVAYILNKYAACARAVSPIVPENVTPHVFRHTKAMHLLQAGVNLIYIRDLLGHVDIATTEIYARADTELKRHALEKAYTNLISPDLPTWTEDADLLTWLTRL